One Campylobacter massiliensis DNA window includes the following coding sequences:
- the hisA gene encoding 1-(5-phosphoribosyl)-5-[(5-phosphoribosylamino)methylideneamino]imidazole-4-carboxamide isomerase: MEIFPAIDLKEGKAVRLFKGEMSSAKIYSDAPWELAKRFGDMGAKWLHVVDLDGAFAGEAVNLKTVEKIAKAANLQIQIGGGIRDESRIKSYLDSGITRVILGSVALKDPNFTKEMAQKYRVAVGIDAKDGFVAVQGWAEVSQMRATELARKFAGAGVEAIICTDISKDGTLSGVNVEFTSQIAKAGGINTIASGGVKDIEDIRALKRAGDVHGAIVGKAYYEGTLDLKEAFKLGR, translated from the coding sequence ATGGAAATTTTCCCTGCGATAGACTTAAAAGAGGGCAAGGCGGTTCGGCTTTTTAAAGGCGAAATGAGTAGCGCGAAAATCTACTCGGACGCTCCGTGGGAGCTAGCTAAAAGGTTTGGAGATATGGGCGCAAAGTGGCTTCACGTCGTCGATCTTGACGGAGCGTTTGCGGGCGAAGCGGTAAATCTAAAAACCGTAGAAAAGATCGCAAAAGCCGCAAATTTACAAATCCAAATCGGCGGCGGGATACGCGATGAGTCGCGAATAAAAAGCTACCTTGATAGCGGCATAACACGCGTTATCTTGGGCTCGGTAGCGTTAAAGGATCCGAATTTTACTAAAGAAATGGCGCAAAAATACCGCGTCGCCGTCGGCATAGACGCCAAAGACGGCTTCGTCGCCGTGCAGGGCTGGGCAGAGGTGTCGCAGATGAGGGCGACCGAGCTAGCGCGCAAATTTGCCGGAGCCGGAGTCGAAGCGATCATCTGCACCGACATCTCAAAAGACGGCACTCTTAGCGGCGTAAACGTTGAGTTTACCTCGCAGATCGCAAAAGCAGGCGGTATAAATACGATCGCGAGCGGCGGCGTAAAAGATATAGAGGATATCCGGGCGCTAAAGCGCGCGGGAGACGTTCACGGCGCGATCGTGGGCAAGGCGTACTACGAAGGGACGCTTGATCTAAAAGAGGCCTTTAAACTGGGCCGATAA
- a CDS encoding 2-isopropylmalate synthase — protein sequence MNNDKIIIFDTTLRDGEQSPGASMNTEEKIRIARQLERLNVDVMEVGFAAASRGDFDAIHQIAKQASNASICSLARAVDGDIKAAGEAIAPAKNRRIHTFIATSPIHMEFKLKMAPDEVIRRAVKAVEYAKTFCDDVEFSCEDACRSEMGFLKEICDAAINAGAKTINIPDTVGYLYPEEITARIGEMVKFINGRAVVSVHNHNDLGLATANSLAAIKAGARQVECTLNGIGERAGNAALEEIVMAIKTRQDIFSPLYTDIVCKEIYPSSRLLSGIIGIEPQPNKAIVGKNAFAHESGIHQDGVLKHKETYEIISAESIGLDKNSLVLGKHSGRHAFKDKLISLGFELEDSALNEAFEKFKALADKKKEIFDDDLRALVTSEIIKIPEVFEFLTLTQSSCNKGLSSAAITLRHADEIKSDAALGNGTVDAIFKVIDRLSGIHGVLKDYKVSAVSQGKDALANVVVKVEFDGKTIIGHGLDIDTMTASARAYIGALNSYVKIAATK from the coding sequence ATGAACAATGATAAAATAATAATATTTGATACGACTTTACGAGACGGCGAGCAAAGCCCCGGTGCCTCGATGAATACCGAGGAGAAAATCCGCATCGCGCGACAGCTAGAGCGTCTAAACGTGGACGTTATGGAGGTCGGTTTTGCAGCAGCTAGTAGGGGCGATTTCGACGCGATACATCAGATCGCCAAGCAAGCCTCAAACGCCTCCATCTGTTCGCTCGCCCGCGCCGTAGACGGCGATATAAAGGCCGCCGGAGAAGCTATCGCGCCTGCTAAAAACAGACGCATCCACACCTTTATCGCTACAAGCCCGATCCATATGGAGTTTAAGCTAAAAATGGCCCCCGACGAAGTAATCAGGCGCGCCGTGAAAGCCGTGGAATACGCCAAAACGTTTTGCGACGACGTGGAGTTTAGCTGCGAGGATGCGTGCAGGAGCGAGATGGGTTTTCTAAAGGAAATTTGCGACGCCGCTATAAACGCCGGAGCAAAAACGATCAACATCCCAGACACCGTGGGGTATCTATATCCCGAGGAGATTACCGCTCGCATAGGAGAAATGGTTAAATTTATAAACGGTCGCGCAGTCGTCTCCGTGCATAATCATAACGACTTAGGCCTAGCTACGGCAAACTCGCTAGCCGCGATAAAAGCGGGCGCCAGGCAGGTTGAGTGCACGCTAAACGGCATCGGCGAGCGCGCTGGAAACGCGGCTCTTGAGGAGATCGTGATGGCGATAAAAACGCGCCAAGATATATTCTCGCCACTTTATACCGACATCGTTTGCAAGGAAATCTACCCTAGCTCGCGCCTATTATCCGGTATCATCGGTATCGAGCCGCAGCCGAACAAAGCCATCGTGGGTAAAAACGCCTTCGCTCACGAAAGCGGCATCCATCAAGACGGCGTGCTAAAGCACAAAGAGACCTACGAAATAATCAGTGCCGAGAGTATCGGGCTAGATAAAAACTCGCTGGTGCTTGGCAAACACTCGGGCCGCCACGCCTTTAAAGATAAACTAATCAGCCTTGGCTTTGAGCTTGAAGATAGCGCGTTAAACGAGGCGTTTGAGAAATTTAAGGCGCTTGCGGATAAGAAAAAAGAGATCTTTGACGACGATTTACGTGCGCTGGTTACGAGCGAGATTATCAAGATCCCTGAGGTTTTCGAGTTCTTGACGCTTACGCAAAGCAGCTGCAACAAAGGCCTAAGCAGCGCGGCGATCACGCTTCGTCACGCCGACGAGATCAAGAGCGATGCGGCGCTAGGCAACGGTACGGTGGACGCGATATTTAAGGTCATCGACCGCCTAAGCGGCATCCACGGCGTGCTCAAGGACTATAAGGTTAGCGCCGTTTCGCAGGGCAAGGACGCGCTGGCAAACGTCGTCGTTAAGGTCGAATTTGACGGCAAGACCATCATCGGACACGGACTTGATATCGACACGATGACGGCGAGCGCTAGAGCGTATATAGGCGCGCTAAATAGCTACGTAAAGATTGCCGCAACAAAGTAA
- a CDS encoding phosphatidylserine decarboxylase, producing MQNIGLIAKQGYKYVFVLGLSLLLALVLGVCQILFFALFAVCVFWFRNPERALGSDDAYAVLSPIDGKIKSIDKIYYFDTQCVAITIRKGVFDAGALRAPCDMELLEAKQRHGLFLCNAMEASKNLNERALFVCKNLNNKFAIRVIVGPLSKGISFENFSRLKTGRRFGFLSSGEAILILPANTRISVSVGEKVASAGILGFFSYEEKDARQSA from the coding sequence ATGCAAAACATCGGGCTAATCGCAAAACAGGGCTACAAATACGTTTTCGTTTTAGGGCTTTCGCTTTTGCTTGCGCTGGTTTTGGGCGTATGTCAAATTTTATTTTTCGCGCTTTTTGCGGTCTGCGTATTTTGGTTTAGAAACCCGGAGCGAGCTTTGGGTAGCGACGATGCGTACGCCGTGCTTAGCCCGATCGACGGTAAGATAAAAAGCATAGATAAAATTTACTATTTTGACACGCAGTGCGTAGCCATAACTATCCGCAAAGGCGTATTTGACGCGGGCGCGCTCAGAGCTCCTTGTGATATGGAGCTTTTAGAAGCTAAACAAAGGCATGGCCTGTTTTTGTGTAACGCCATGGAGGCTTCTAAAAATTTAAACGAGCGAGCATTGTTTGTATGTAAAAATTTAAATAATAAATTTGCGATCCGCGTCATCGTCGGACCTCTTAGTAAGGGTATTTCATTTGAAAATTTTAGCCGTCTAAAGACGGGCAGGAGATTTGGCTTTTTAAGTAGCGGCGAGGCGATTTTGATACTACCCGCAAATACGAGAATAAGCGTCAGCGTAGGCGAAAAGGTCGCGAGTGCGGGCATTTTAGGGTTTTTTAGCTACGAGGAAAAAGATGCAAGACAATCAGCATAA
- a CDS encoding tetratricopeptide repeat protein produces MAKNDDENVVILEEADFDQDEETESLDEQEDGDGDGLVSLDELEPVAIEQPVDEQEEAKKSKKKLFIFGGAGAGVIILAVVLFFVFRGEKKPPIDEKQIVKDIEEHYESQKFGSSKIDDMIAKANLLYEKGNKFEALKIYENIAVYNQSLSNYNLGVSQMRQGKFEDALESFKKAIANDENVAVSAINAAVSSLELKNQQNFDYYINLANSFLYKEAGTPLYNYYYALINYYKGQYVEALAALSHAENGYYKDRYDYLAAKILSFIGDDAEAIKKLEAQKEFNADLALGMLYARLGQYERARNRLNLALKRDGDSNKINAMIAIINLKDGKFEAATDELKAVFHEDPLFLNANFPIKTILKPELFDVNLAQAHFRNDLFFDKTKRYETLFYFAPYKVFDPGQTINYIRKGGVSLFLDDASAAGNYLNASGALSKVNLELSSAIANALNYKLKQANAQFASLISLYPEHSVLHYDLALSYAQLGNFSMAAKHFITSYHLDPTNHLAGVLGAIANDINAVDNTKLLQEISENLDHDSSSKDAPVSQALMALIANNSGALMRWLEEDKEETALNLAFDAIIAKMTDKGGEFAKKTQILKTKLPEDIVANILDFIANYKDEGIKKYVEQIQIYFHDKRLNDAAFYHGANIIKEQYIKLLQISGLLNYERQKLKALLKQGANNADLLQTLAYIDIFTNDFEESYQIYNRIIDEFKINDAGTLFLAAVAAIGSNHPQNATALLELSKLTDPNAMESRVALGHLYQEIDNIEAATIQYGLIKDPNFKSKFVDFMIDYEKLKK; encoded by the coding sequence GTGGCGAAAAACGACGACGAAAACGTAGTAATCCTCGAGGAGGCCGATTTTGATCAAGACGAAGAAACAGAATCGCTAGATGAGCAAGAAGACGGCGACGGCGACGGTCTGGTCTCGCTTGACGAACTAGAGCCCGTAGCCATCGAACAGCCCGTAGACGAGCAAGAAGAGGCCAAAAAAAGCAAGAAAAAGCTTTTTATCTTCGGCGGAGCGGGCGCGGGCGTCATCATCCTAGCCGTAGTTTTGTTTTTCGTTTTTAGAGGCGAGAAAAAGCCGCCGATAGACGAAAAACAGATCGTAAAAGATATCGAGGAGCACTACGAGTCGCAAAAATTCGGCAGCTCAAAGATCGACGACATGATCGCTAAGGCAAATTTGCTATACGAAAAGGGCAATAAATTTGAAGCGCTGAAAATCTACGAAAACATCGCCGTCTACAATCAAAGCCTCTCAAACTACAATCTGGGCGTCTCGCAGATGAGGCAAGGTAAATTCGAAGACGCGTTAGAGAGCTTTAAAAAAGCGATCGCAAACGACGAAAACGTCGCCGTTAGCGCCATAAACGCCGCAGTTAGCTCGCTGGAGCTAAAAAACCAGCAAAATTTCGACTACTATATAAATCTCGCAAACTCATTTTTGTATAAAGAAGCCGGCACCCCGCTATACAACTACTACTACGCGCTCATAAACTACTATAAAGGCCAGTACGTCGAGGCTCTAGCGGCTCTCTCGCACGCAGAAAACGGCTACTACAAAGACCGCTACGACTACCTCGCGGCTAAAATTTTAAGCTTTATCGGCGACGATGCCGAAGCGATAAAAAAGCTCGAAGCGCAAAAAGAGTTTAACGCAGATCTTGCGCTTGGCATGCTTTACGCGAGGCTCGGCCAGTATGAAAGAGCTAGAAATAGGCTAAATTTAGCGCTAAAAAGAGACGGCGACTCAAATAAAATCAACGCAATGATAGCCATCATAAACCTAAAAGACGGCAAATTTGAGGCTGCGACCGACGAGCTAAAAGCCGTATTTCACGAGGATCCGTTATTTTTAAACGCGAACTTTCCGATAAAAACGATCCTAAAACCCGAGCTTTTCGACGTAAATTTGGCTCAGGCGCACTTTAGAAACGACCTGTTTTTCGATAAAACCAAACGCTATGAGACGCTGTTTTACTTCGCGCCTTACAAGGTTTTTGATCCGGGTCAAACGATAAACTATATAAGAAAAGGCGGCGTGAGCCTGTTTTTGGACGACGCAAGCGCAGCGGGCAACTACCTAAACGCTAGCGGCGCGCTCTCAAAGGTAAATTTAGAGCTCTCATCAGCCATCGCAAACGCCCTAAATTACAAGCTAAAGCAGGCCAACGCGCAGTTCGCCTCGCTCATCTCGCTCTATCCCGAGCACTCGGTTTTACACTACGACCTAGCGCTTAGCTACGCTCAGCTAGGCAACTTTAGCATGGCGGCAAAGCACTTTATCACGAGCTATCACCTAGACCCGACGAACCACCTAGCAGGCGTGCTGGGCGCTATCGCAAACGACATAAACGCAGTGGATAATACCAAACTACTACAAGAAATTTCAGAAAATCTCGACCACGACTCAAGCTCAAAAGACGCGCCCGTTAGCCAGGCTCTGATGGCTCTCATAGCAAATAATAGCGGCGCTTTAATGCGCTGGCTAGAAGAAGATAAGGAAGAGACCGCGCTAAATTTAGCCTTTGACGCGATAATCGCAAAGATGACCGACAAGGGCGGCGAGTTTGCTAAAAAGACGCAAATTTTAAAGACCAAGCTACCTGAAGATATCGTAGCGAACATCCTTGATTTTATCGCAAACTACAAGGATGAAGGCATCAAAAAATACGTCGAGCAGATTCAAATTTACTTCCACGACAAGCGGCTAAACGACGCGGCGTTTTATCACGGCGCAAACATCATCAAAGAGCAATACATCAAGCTTTTGCAAATCTCGGGCCTACTAAACTACGAACGCCAGAAGTTAAAAGCGCTACTAAAACAAGGCGCCAATAACGCCGACTTGCTCCAGACGCTAGCTTATATCGACATTTTTACGAACGATTTCGAGGAAAGCTATCAGATCTACAACCGCATAATCGACGAGTTTAAGATAAACGACGCTGGCACGCTATTTCTAGCAGCCGTAGCCGCCATCGGCTCAAATCACCCGCAAAACGCAACCGCGCTTTTGGAGCTATCCAAGCTCACCGATCCAAACGCGATGGAAAGCCGCGTGGCGCTCGGGCACCTATACCAAGAGATCGATAATATCGAAGCCGCAACGATACAATACGGACTAATAAAAGATCCGAATTTTAAAAGTAAATTCGTTGATTTTATGATTGATTACGAGAAGCTGAAAAAGTAG
- the hisH gene encoding imidazole glycerol phosphate synthase subunit HisH, whose protein sequence is MIGIIDYGAGNLKSVLNAFESLNLKARLAVRGEELGKFDKIILPGVGAFGEAMQKLKDRDFIPAIKEAVAGGKPFLGICLGMQLLFEQSEEFGLNEGLGLVKGRVVKFDPTKFDTPLKVPHTGWNTIKFTKQTPINKDLAASEYLYFVHSYHVVCEDDAALGFSEYGYKFVSAVRKDNIFGFQPHPEKSHETGLKILRNFGEM, encoded by the coding sequence TTGATCGGCATTATCGACTATGGAGCGGGAAATTTAAAGAGCGTTTTAAACGCGTTTGAGAGTTTAAATTTAAAGGCTCGGCTAGCGGTTCGCGGCGAGGAGCTGGGTAAATTTGACAAGATAATCTTGCCCGGCGTCGGGGCTTTTGGAGAAGCGATGCAAAAGCTAAAAGATAGAGATTTTATCCCCGCAATAAAAGAAGCCGTAGCCGGCGGAAAGCCGTTTTTAGGCATTTGTCTGGGTATGCAGCTACTTTTTGAGCAAAGCGAGGAGTTTGGCCTAAACGAGGGGCTTGGGCTCGTAAAAGGGCGAGTGGTTAAATTTGACCCGACTAAATTTGATACGCCGCTAAAGGTGCCTCACACGGGGTGGAATACCATAAAATTTACCAAGCAAACGCCGATAAATAAGGATCTGGCGGCTAGCGAGTATTTGTACTTCGTGCACTCTTATCATGTAGTTTGCGAGGACGATGCGGCGCTTGGCTTTAGCGAATACGGCTATAAATTCGTAAGCGCGGTGCGTAAAGATAATATTTTCGGCTTTCAGCCGCACCCCGAAAAGAGCCACGAAACGGGGCTAAAAATTTTACGAAATTTCGGAGAGATGTGA
- a CDS encoding vWA domain-containing protein — translation MKKIAFLLMIIGAFAFAKSEEAPQKSTPKQLEMVLILDKSGSMSGLESDTIGGFNSMIDKQKEAGVDAKVTTVLFDTNFRTLHDRTDIKKVEKLTNKDYVAGGNTALLDAVGDTINKISKVEDIYAKNRAVLFVIITDGQENSSKEYSKAQIKKMISDKQEKYDWEFIFLGANIDAVSEAQSLGIKGTNAVKYKNSSEGVQKNFEAAAEMSKDMAMDKKSSSKWREKVLEDK, via the coding sequence ATGAAAAAAATCGCGTTTTTGTTGATGATTATCGGGGCGTTTGCGTTTGCTAAAAGCGAGGAAGCGCCGCAAAAATCTACGCCAAAGCAGCTTGAGATGGTGCTGATCCTCGATAAATCGGGCTCCATGAGCGGGCTTGAGAGCGATACTATCGGCGGCTTTAACTCGATGATCGACAAGCAAAAAGAAGCGGGCGTGGACGCAAAGGTAACTACGGTACTCTTTGATACAAATTTCAGGACATTGCACGATAGAACAGATATCAAAAAGGTCGAGAAGTTAACGAACAAGGACTATGTCGCGGGCGGCAATACCGCTCTACTAGACGCGGTCGGCGATACGATAAATAAAATCTCAAAAGTCGAGGACATCTACGCTAAAAACAGAGCCGTGCTTTTCGTCATCATCACCGACGGGCAAGAAAACTCGAGCAAGGAGTACTCAAAGGCGCAGATCAAAAAAATGATAAGCGATAAGCAAGAAAAATACGACTGGGAATTTATATTTTTGGGAGCGAATATCGACGCTGTTAGCGAGGCGCAGAGTCTGGGCATAAAGGGTACAAACGCAGTGAAATACAAAAACAGCAGTGAGGGCGTGCAGAAAAACTTTGAGGCTGCGGCTGAGATGTCTAAAGACATGGCGATGGATAAAAAATCAAGCTCGAAGTGGCGCGAAAAGGTGCTTGAGGATAAGTAA
- a CDS encoding 50S ribosomal protein L11 methyltransferase: MKDKFYELEVLCSQELRELFEDLVFSLGVTCTQETDGGFIIRDEDELDEVEFGLREYAKSLQDALGREIEFKITKSQKENKDWLNEYKKNVRPIEIGKFYIHPSWEESKDGFENIIIDPALAFGSGHHESTSACIEYLQKYAANGMSALDVGCGSGILSIALAKLGCVTDACDTDEQAVQSSQKNAELNGAKFNQIWTGSVANLHKKYDVVVANIIADVILMLKNDLINLLKEGSYLVLAGVLDKYETRILEAFSSLKLVENQTKNEWKSFVFQKA; this comes from the coding sequence TTGAAAGATAAATTTTACGAGCTTGAAGTTCTTTGCTCGCAGGAGCTTCGCGAGCTTTTTGAAGATCTCGTTTTTTCTTTGGGCGTTACTTGCACGCAGGAGACTGACGGCGGGTTTATCATCCGAGACGAAGACGAGCTAGACGAAGTGGAATTTGGCCTACGAGAATACGCAAAATCTCTACAAGACGCGCTCGGCCGCGAGATCGAATTTAAGATAACAAAAAGCCAAAAAGAAAATAAAGACTGGCTAAACGAATACAAAAAAAACGTAAGACCGATAGAGATCGGTAAATTTTACATCCACCCAAGCTGGGAAGAGTCTAAAGACGGGTTTGAAAACATCATTATCGATCCCGCGCTTGCTTTTGGCTCGGGTCACCACGAGAGTACGAGCGCTTGTATAGAGTATCTGCAAAAATACGCCGCAAACGGCATGAGCGCGCTTGACGTGGGTTGCGGAAGCGGGATACTAAGCATCGCTCTAGCAAAACTAGGCTGCGTCACGGATGCCTGCGATACTGACGAGCAAGCGGTGCAAAGCTCGCAAAAAAACGCCGAGTTAAACGGGGCTAAATTTAATCAAATTTGGACCGGTTCGGTGGCGAATTTGCATAAAAAATACGATGTCGTCGTCGCAAACATCATTGCCGACGTGATACTAATGCTAAAAAATGATCTGATAAATTTGCTAAAAGAGGGCTCGTATCTCGTTTTAGCAGGCGTTTTGGATAAATACGAAACGCGAATTTTAGAGGCTTTTTCGTCGCTCAAACTGGTAGAAAACCAAACCAAAAATGAGTGGAAAAGCTTCGTATTTCAAAAAGCGTAA
- the ftsH gene encoding ATP-dependent zinc metalloprotease FtsH, which translates to MDNRKNDDKNLNNGGNNFFNKNPILIFAIFAIVIVIAFRGLGGGDMDGTLLGQSAAGSKSTSYSEIKEMIKNKQVAQVGISETSIKAVDNGGRTYFAKRVNDPTLVPILEEQKIPYGAYSETNWFTEMLFSWILPIFIFFGIWMFLASRMQRNMGGGILGMGSSKKLVNSEKPKVKFADVAGVQEAKEEVKEIVDFLKHPDRYINLGAKIPKGVLLVGPPGTGKTLLAKAVAGEADVPFFSVSGSSFIEMFVGVGASRVRDLFENAKKEAPAIVFIDEIDAIGKSRAASGMIGGNDEREQTLNQLLAEMDGFSSDASPVIVLAATNRPEVLDAALLRPGRFDRQVLVDKPDFKGRIEILRVHIKDIKLDHSVSIEDIARMTAGLAGADLANIINEAALLAGRKEKGKVEQADLLEAVERAIAGLEKKSRRINPKEKRIVAYHESGHALVAETTKGANRVTKVSIIPRGLAALGYTLHTPEENKFMMQRHELMAEVDVLLAGRAAEEVFIKEISTGAGNDLERATDILRSMISIYGMSDIAGLMVLEKRRSTFLAGGQADRDYSDKTAEKVDEFIKTTLDERYKHVLETLRTYGDAIEKMVEALYEEETIEGAKVREIIANYEKERGMPSRLVNLEENKEEQA; encoded by the coding sequence ATGGATAACAGAAAAAACGATGATAAAAATTTAAATAACGGCGGAAATAATTTTTTTAATAAAAATCCGATTTTGATTTTCGCCATTTTTGCTATCGTGATAGTGATAGCATTTCGCGGGCTCGGAGGCGGCGATATGGACGGCACGCTACTAGGACAGAGTGCGGCCGGCTCGAAAAGCACCTCATACTCCGAGATAAAAGAGATGATAAAAAACAAGCAAGTAGCGCAAGTAGGCATCTCCGAAACCTCGATAAAAGCCGTGGATAACGGCGGCAGAACATACTTTGCCAAAAGGGTCAACGATCCGACGCTAGTGCCGATTTTAGAGGAGCAAAAGATTCCTTACGGAGCGTATAGCGAGACGAACTGGTTTACCGAAATGCTCTTTTCGTGGATACTTCCTATTTTTATTTTCTTTGGAATTTGGATGTTTTTGGCAAGCCGTATGCAACGAAATATGGGCGGCGGTATCCTTGGAATGGGAAGCTCTAAAAAGCTAGTAAATTCGGAAAAACCGAAGGTTAAATTTGCCGACGTAGCGGGCGTACAGGAAGCAAAAGAAGAAGTTAAAGAGATTGTGGATTTTCTAAAGCATCCGGATAGATATATAAATTTGGGCGCCAAAATCCCAAAAGGTGTGCTTTTAGTTGGACCTCCGGGTACGGGTAAAACATTGCTTGCAAAGGCCGTTGCGGGCGAAGCGGACGTGCCGTTTTTCTCGGTTTCCGGTTCGAGCTTTATCGAGATGTTCGTCGGCGTGGGTGCTAGCCGCGTGAGAGATCTTTTTGAAAATGCAAAAAAAGAAGCGCCGGCGATCGTTTTCATAGATGAGATCGACGCTATCGGCAAAAGCCGCGCAGCTAGCGGAATGATCGGCGGAAACGACGAACGCGAGCAAACGCTAAATCAGCTTTTGGCCGAGATGGACGGCTTTAGCTCGGACGCGTCGCCGGTTATCGTACTTGCCGCGACGAACCGCCCCGAAGTGCTTGACGCCGCGCTTTTAAGGCCGGGTAGATTTGACAGGCAGGTGCTTGTCGATAAGCCTGATTTTAAAGGTAGGATCGAAATTTTACGCGTACATATAAAAGATATCAAGCTTGACCATAGCGTTAGTATCGAGGATATCGCGCGCATGACGGCGGGCCTTGCGGGAGCGGATCTAGCAAACATCATAAACGAAGCTGCGCTACTAGCGGGCAGAAAAGAAAAAGGCAAAGTCGAGCAGGCTGATTTGCTCGAGGCCGTTGAGAGAGCGATCGCTGGTCTTGAGAAAAAATCTCGCCGCATAAATCCGAAAGAAAAGCGTATCGTGGCCTATCACGAGAGTGGACACGCACTCGTAGCCGAAACCACCAAAGGCGCAAACAGAGTCACCAAGGTGTCGATCATACCGCGCGGCCTTGCGGCGTTGGGTTACACGCTTCATACGCCTGAAGAGAATAAATTTATGATGCAGCGCCACGAGTTGATGGCTGAAGTGGATGTGCTTTTAGCAGGACGCGCAGCTGAAGAGGTTTTTATAAAAGAGATTTCGACCGGTGCTGGCAACGACTTAGAGCGCGCGACCGATATACTTCGCTCGATGATCTCGATATACGGCATGAGCGATATCGCTGGACTCATGGTGCTTGAAAAGCGCCGCAGTACTTTCCTAGCCGGCGGTCAGGCCGATAGGGACTATAGCGACAAGACGGCGGAAAAAGTGGATGAATTTATTAAAACCACGCTTGACGAGCGCTATAAACACGTGCTTGAGACGCTAAGAACTTACGGCGACGCGATAGAAAAGATGGTTGAGGCGCTTTACGAAGAGGAAACTATCGAGGGTGCGAAGGTTAGAGAGATCATCGCAAACTATGAAAAAGAGCGCGGGATGCCTAGCAGGCTCGTAAATTTAGAAGAAAACAAAGAGGAACAAGCGTAA
- a CDS encoding chemotaxis response regulator CheY translates to MKILVVDDSSTMRRIIKNTLQRLGHQEILEAEHGVEAWQILGQHSDINVLITDWNMPEMNGLELVKKVRAEQKYVDMPIIMVTTEGGKAEVITALKAGVNNYIVKPFTPQVLKEKLEDVLG, encoded by the coding sequence GTGAAAATACTAGTAGTCGACGACAGCTCTACTATGAGAAGAATTATAAAAAACACCCTACAAAGGCTCGGACATCAAGAGATTTTAGAGGCCGAGCACGGAGTCGAAGCGTGGCAAATTTTGGGCCAACACAGCGATATAAACGTGCTTATCACCGACTGGAATATGCCTGAAATGAACGGCCTTGAGCTCGTAAAAAAGGTCCGCGCCGAGCAAAAATACGTCGATATGCCTATCATCATGGTAACGACCGAGGGTGGTAAAGCCGAAGTTATCACTGCGCTAAAAGCAGGCGTCAATAACTACATCGTAAAGCCGTTTACGCCGCAAGTTTTAAAAGAAAAACTTGAAGACGTTTTGGGCTAA
- the pssA gene encoding CDP-diacylglycerol--serine O-phosphatidyltransferase yields MQDNQHKLQLMYILPNLFTAASAFLGIISIIASVRGYIAVSAGLVEEANGYFFKAIIYIVLSLFLDGLDGRVARLTKTTSKFGVEFDSLADVIAFGVAPAMLFYFTVGHSFGRLGSLVAALFVVFGAIRLARFNVMTGTYEPSVFIGLPIPTAAIVSAFWVGLSLEYDFTRSAEWFLMFLQILLSVLMVSNIRYPSFKKIDLKKADFLRILVGLTVVFSVIYVYPIEAVTALMSVYVSYGIIRYIFMRCKNKKIQKESE; encoded by the coding sequence ATGCAAGACAATCAGCATAAACTTCAGTTAATGTACATTTTGCCGAATTTATTCACGGCAGCTTCGGCGTTTTTGGGTATTATCAGTATTATCGCTTCCGTTCGCGGCTACATCGCGGTCAGCGCAGGACTAGTCGAGGAGGCTAACGGCTACTTTTTCAAAGCTATTATTTACATAGTTTTATCGCTATTTTTGGACGGACTTGACGGTCGCGTAGCGAGACTAACTAAAACCACATCAAAATTCGGCGTAGAATTCGACAGTCTTGCCGATGTGATAGCTTTCGGCGTCGCGCCGGCGATGCTTTTTTACTTTACGGTCGGGCATAGCTTTGGACGTTTGGGTTCGCTTGTCGCCGCGCTGTTCGTAGTTTTTGGCGCTATTAGACTTGCGCGGTTTAATGTAATGACCGGCACCTACGAGCCGTCCGTCTTTATCGGCCTTCCGATACCTACGGCCGCCATCGTTTCGGCATTTTGGGTCGGGTTAAGCTTAGAATACGACTTTACGAGGAGCGCCGAGTGGTTTTTGATGTTTTTGCAAATTTTGCTTTCAGTTTTGATGGTGAGCAATATCCGTTACCCTAGCTTCAAAAAAATCGATCTAAAAAAAGCTGATTTTCTTCGCATTTTAGTCGGTCTTACGGTTGTGTTTTCGGTCATCTATGTCTATCCGATCGAGGCCGTTACGGCTTTAATGAGCGTTTATGTTTCTTACGGTATAATTAGGTACATCTTTATGAGATGTAAAAACAAGAAAATCCAAAAGGAGAGCGAATGA